Proteins from a single region of Apium graveolens cultivar Ventura chromosome 7, ASM990537v1, whole genome shotgun sequence:
- the LOC141671108 gene encoding uncharacterized protein LOC141671108: MESDVDLLDGACLVLCEFESVYLFPYCSWKINLDESNNSTNVAAESDKSTEAIKWFTDAKSDRSISSLYAISLCCYSNSTGNKGLQSAKYQHQPAQQMPSKIMVEEIDRKFL; this comes from the exons ATGGAGAGTGATGTTGACTTACTTGATGGTGCTTGTTTAGTCTTGTGTGAATTTGAATCAGT ATATCTTTTCCCCTACTGCTCTTGGAAGATCAACCTCGATGAGTCCAACAATTCGACAAACGTTGCAGCAGAGTCCGACAAGTCGACAGAAGCTATCAAGTGGTTTACTGATGCCAAAAGTGACAG GTCTATCTCTTCATTGTATGCCATCTCCCTATGCTGCTATAGCAATTCCACCGGAAACAAAGGGCTGCAAAGTGCAAAATACCAGCATCAACCAGCTCAACAAATGCCATCAAAAATTATGGTTGAGGAGATAGACCGGAAGTTTCTATAG